The Gemmatimonadaceae bacterium nucleotide sequence CCGCCATCGCCACCCTCACCAGCTCCAACTTCCCGGTGAGTGAGCGCGTGGCCTTCACGGTCCGGTAGCCCCCGCCATACCGCCGGCCACCAGCACCACCGGCGCGGCACCCCAGCCTCTGCCCAGGGCCCCGCTCGGCCTCGGGCTCGTGGCCGCGTTCGCCGCCGCAAAGTTCGCCGTCCACATGCTCGTGCTCGCCGTCTCCCCATACGGCCTGCACCGCGACGAGTTCCTGTACTTTGCCATGGGCCGTCACCTGCGCTTCTGGCGCATGGACTTCCCGCCCCTCATCGCCCTGCTCGCCAACGCGCAGACGGCCCTGTTGGGCCACACGCTCGCCGCCGCCCGCGTCTTTCCCGCCCTCGAGGGCACGGCCCTCGTCGTCCTCGCCGCCGTCATCGCCCGCGAACTCGGCGGCGCTCGCTTTGCCCAGGGCCTGGCCGCCCTCGCCACGCTCTGCGCTCCCATCTTCCTCCGCCCCGGCAACCTCTTCCAGCCGGTGGTGCTCGACCAGCTCTGGTGGACGCTCGCCCTCTACGCCCTCCTGCGCGTGGCGCGCGCCGCCGCCGAGCCCCTCGGCCCACAACGCGCCCGCGCCGCGCGCCACTGGTGGCTGGCCTTCGGCGCCGCCATGGGGCTGGGCCTGCTCACCAAGTTCAGCATCCTCTTCCTGGGCGTCTCGGTGCTCGGCGCCCTGCTCGTCACGCCGCTCCGCCAGTCGCTGCGCACGCCATGGCCCTGGCTGGCCGCTGCGCTCGCCTTTGCCATCGGCAGCCCCAGCATCACGGGCCAGATCGCGCTGCACTTTCCCGTGGTGGGGCAGATGCGAGACCTCCAGGCCTCGCAGCTCACCCACGTGAACTGGCTGTCATATGTAGTGGCCATGCCCTTCATGCTCGGCGCCGCCACGTTCATGCTCGCGGTGGCGGGCGCGGTGGCCATGGTGGCGTGGCGGCCGCTGGCCGCGTACC carries:
- a CDS encoding glycosyltransferase family 39 protein → MAAFAAAKFAVHMLVLAVSPYGLHRDEFLYFAMGRHLRFWRMDFPPLIALLANAQTALLGHTLAAARVFPALEGTALVVLAAVIARELGGARFAQGLAALATLCAPIFLRPGNLFQPVVLDQLWWTLALYALLRVARAAAEPLGPQRARAARHWWLAFGAAMGLGLLTKFSILFLGVSVLGALLVTPLRQSLRTPWPWLAAALAFAIGSPSITGQIALHFPVVGQMRDLQASQLTHVNWLSYVVAMPFMLGAATFMLAVAGAVAMVAWRPLAAYRAAGWACVLAFFLLMLLHGKPYYVGPIYPTLIAAGAVWLERMGRAPAPRVRAPLRVAVAAVIALEGLIVVPIALPLLSRERTAQYIVRAGATWALGTNRGGSDLLPQDFADQIGWEHQAQTLARVYRALPPAEQAQAVIGADNYGEAGAAEFYAGKYGLPPAVCGCGSFWFFGPGTRPGTVVIAIRVDSAKLASMYGSVRLAARILSPWSVQEERDVRVWLARNPRTTLQSVWPRFANSN